Proteins encoded together in one Candidatus Sulfotelmatobacter sp. window:
- a CDS encoding LysR family transcriptional regulator, translated as MDFDQLETFLEVARHASFSRAAEKRFRTQPAISSQIRGLEEEIGAKLFDRSGGKVSLTAAGKAFQKYVEETLDARKAMMVAIAEMERVPRGEIIVGANEGTCLHILPYVFADFKKQYPDVSVNIKRADYGKIFESIIDNSVDFGVMSLPVADPRLTVVLIHRDELILIAPPQHPLGKMKLASIADIAKFPLVVPKAGHTRDAIEQLFHERRLKPNFTMELDSSELLKRFVAADVGIGFIARSNVEEDVRARVLAAVALADAQVRRDLALVFRKDKALSRAALAFIDIAVKHKSTEELAHIPSR; from the coding sequence ATGGATTTCGACCAGCTCGAAACATTTCTCGAAGTGGCGCGCCACGCCTCATTTTCACGGGCGGCGGAGAAGCGTTTTCGGACGCAGCCGGCGATTTCGTCGCAGATCCGTGGGCTCGAGGAAGAGATCGGGGCCAAGCTGTTCGACCGCTCCGGCGGCAAGGTTTCGCTCACGGCGGCGGGCAAGGCATTTCAGAAATACGTCGAGGAGACGCTGGACGCGCGCAAGGCAATGATGGTGGCGATCGCCGAAATGGAGCGCGTGCCCCGCGGCGAAATCATCGTGGGCGCGAACGAGGGCACCTGCCTGCACATTCTGCCCTACGTGTTTGCCGATTTTAAGAAGCAGTATCCCGATGTTTCGGTGAATATCAAACGCGCGGACTACGGCAAAATTTTCGAATCGATCATCGACAACTCGGTCGATTTCGGCGTGATGTCCCTGCCCGTCGCGGATCCCCGGCTGACGGTCGTGCTCATCCATCGCGATGAGTTGATTCTGATTGCGCCGCCGCAGCATCCTCTGGGCAAAATGAAGCTAGCAAGCATTGCGGATATCGCGAAATTTCCCCTGGTCGTGCCCAAGGCCGGACATACTCGCGATGCCATTGAGCAGCTGTTCCACGAACGCCGGCTGAAACCGAACTTCACCATGGAACTCGATTCGAGCGAACTGCTGAAGCGGTTCGTGGCCGCCGACGTGGGGATCGGATTTATCGCCCGATCGAACGTTGAGGAAGATGTTCGCGCCAGAGTTCTGGCGGCGGTCGCCCTTGCCGATGCTCAGGTTCGCCGCGACCTTGCGTTGGTTTTCCGCAAAGACAAAGCGCTCAGCCGCGCTGCGCTGGCGTTTATTGACATTGCGGTGAAACACAAATCCACGGAAGAGCTGGCGCACATTCCAAGCCGATGA
- a CDS encoding arginine decarboxylase, pyruvoyl-dependent: MGKDMVPKRIFFTKGVGKHRERLTSFELALRDAGIAAQNLVRVSSIFPPNCKLLARKEGVKYLHPGEVVFAVVAENTTREPHRLLASSIGVAIPADRNTYGYLSEHHSFGETEDAAGEYAEELAAEMLATTLNVEFDPDRSWDEKKQIYRLSNKIVRTANVTQSAVGDKRALWTTVIASAVLIFD; this comes from the coding sequence TTGGGCAAAGACATGGTTCCCAAGCGGATTTTCTTTACCAAGGGAGTGGGGAAACACCGCGAGCGGCTCACGTCATTCGAGTTGGCGTTGCGCGACGCCGGGATTGCCGCCCAGAATCTGGTGCGCGTTTCCTCCATCTTTCCGCCCAATTGCAAGCTGCTGGCCCGCAAGGAAGGGGTGAAGTATCTGCATCCCGGGGAAGTCGTTTTTGCCGTGGTCGCGGAGAACACCACGCGCGAGCCGCACCGGTTGCTGGCTTCGTCGATCGGGGTGGCCATCCCCGCCGATCGAAATACTTACGGTTATCTCAGCGAGCACCATTCTTTCGGCGAGACGGAAGACGCTGCCGGGGAATATGCCGAAGAACTCGCCGCCGAAATGCTGGCCACCACCCTCAACGTGGAATTCGATCCCGACCGTTCCTGGGATGAGAAAAAGCAGATCTACCGCCTGTCCAACAAAATTGTGCGCACGGCCAACGTCACCCAATCGGCGGTCGGCGACAAGCGCGCCCTCTGGACAACTGTGATTGCCTCGGCCGTGTTGATATTTGATTAG
- the glnA gene encoding type I glutamate--ammonia ligase, producing MADAKTVLNFAKKHDAKILDLRFTDIPGLWHHISYPIAELTESSFEDGFGIDGSSIRGWAGIHESDMLLKPDANFHLLDPFTEVPTLVLVCNVVDPVTKQQYDRDPRYIARKAEIYLTESGVADTAYFGAEAEFFIFDNVRFDQRANYGFYHIDAEEGRWNSGRVENNLGYRPRYKEGYFPVPPTDHYQDLRSEMTLSMQACGIDVECHHHEVASGGQTEIDLKFDSLVRSADKMLLYKYVVKNVANRHGKTVTFMPKPIFGDNGNGMHTHQSLWKAGEPLFAGDGYAGLSQLALWYVGGLIKHGPALSAIIAPTTNSYKRLIPGFEAPVNLAYSRRNRSAACRIPMYSIAPKAKRVEFRPPDPSCNPYMAFAAMLMAGLDGIENKMDPGLPLDRDIYDLAPEELSNILSMPGSLEDALDELERDHAFLLKGDVFTEELLRTYVDYKRSREVDAIRQRPHPYEFALYYDI from the coding sequence ATGGCCGATGCCAAGACCGTTCTTAACTTCGCAAAGAAGCACGACGCCAAGATTCTGGACCTGCGCTTTACGGACATTCCTGGCCTGTGGCACCACATTTCCTATCCCATCGCCGAGCTGACGGAATCTTCGTTTGAAGACGGCTTCGGCATCGATGGCTCCTCGATCCGCGGATGGGCTGGCATTCACGAGAGCGACATGCTGCTCAAGCCCGACGCCAACTTTCACTTGCTCGATCCATTTACGGAAGTTCCAACTCTCGTGCTGGTCTGCAACGTGGTTGATCCCGTGACCAAGCAGCAGTACGATCGCGATCCCCGTTACATCGCGCGAAAAGCCGAAATTTATCTAACGGAGTCCGGTGTCGCCGATACTGCCTACTTCGGCGCCGAAGCCGAATTTTTCATTTTTGATAATGTACGTTTCGATCAGCGCGCGAACTATGGCTTTTACCACATCGACGCCGAAGAGGGCCGCTGGAACTCCGGCCGCGTGGAGAACAATCTCGGCTACCGCCCGCGCTACAAAGAAGGATATTTCCCCGTCCCGCCCACCGACCACTATCAGGACCTGCGCTCGGAGATGACGCTGAGCATGCAGGCCTGCGGCATCGACGTGGAATGTCATCACCACGAAGTGGCCAGCGGCGGTCAAACTGAAATCGATCTCAAGTTCGATTCGCTGGTGCGCTCCGCCGACAAGATGCTGCTCTACAAGTACGTCGTGAAGAACGTCGCCAACCGCCACGGCAAAACGGTGACGTTTATGCCCAAGCCCATCTTCGGGGATAACGGCAACGGCATGCACACCCACCAAAGCTTGTGGAAGGCCGGCGAACCGCTCTTCGCCGGCGACGGATACGCCGGCCTGTCGCAACTCGCCCTCTGGTATGTCGGCGGCCTCATCAAGCATGGCCCCGCGCTCTCCGCGATCATTGCGCCGACAACGAATTCCTACAAGCGCCTCATCCCCGGATTTGAAGCCCCCGTGAATCTCGCCTACTCGCGGCGCAATCGCTCGGCCGCCTGCCGCATTCCCATGTATTCCATCGCGCCCAAAGCCAAGCGCGTCGAGTTCCGCCCGCCCGACCCCAGTTGCAATCCGTATATGGCCTTCGCCGCGATGCTGATGGCCGGCCTCGACGGCATCGAAAACAAAATGGACCCCGGACTGCCGCTCGATCGCGACATCTATGACTTGGCTCCGGAAGAATTGTCGAACATCCTCTCAATGCCCGGCTCGCTGGAGGACGCGCTAGATGAGTTGGAGCGCGACCACGCATTTCTGCTGAAAGGCGACGTATTCACTGAAGAGCTGCTGCGCACCTACGTGGATTACAAGCGCTCAAGAGAAGTGGACGCGATTCGGCAGCGCCCGCACCCTTATGAGTTCGCGCTATACTACGACATCTAG
- a CDS encoding DUF2934 domain-containing protein: MDIETRRKKQQTLMVNLVERKVRSRAKQIYETRGQGDGQELQDWFQAESEVLGNSILAPLYKRMRTGQETVVNETQASDLSSQDDACEVSA, encoded by the coding sequence GTGGACATCGAAACCCGCAGAAAAAAGCAACAAACGCTCATGGTCAACCTGGTGGAGCGAAAGGTCCGGTCACGGGCCAAGCAGATCTATGAAACGCGTGGGCAGGGGGACGGCCAAGAGTTGCAGGATTGGTTCCAAGCTGAGTCGGAAGTGCTTGGAAACAGTATCCTTGCGCCTTTGTATAAGCGCATGCGAACGGGGCAGGAAACAGTCGTGAACGAGACCCAGGCCTCAGATCTTTCCTCGCAGGACGACGCCTGCGAGGTTTCCGCGTAA
- the vapB gene encoding type II toxin-antitoxin system VapB family antitoxin: MQRKAKIFMNNRSQAVRLPKEFQFRTTEVFIRKEGSDVILSAAPSDWKSYLDEAPAASATFMDEVEDLPVQERKP, translated from the coding sequence ATGCAGCGTAAAGCCAAAATCTTCATGAACAACCGCAGTCAAGCGGTCCGACTGCCGAAGGAGTTTCAGTTTCGAACCACGGAGGTATTCATCCGGAAGGAGGGCAGCGACGTGATCCTGTCGGCAGCGCCATCGGACTGGAAGTCGTACCTGGACGAGGCTCCCGCTGCCTCGGCGACCTTCATGGACGAAGTGGAAGACTTGCCCGTGCAGGAGCGTAAGCCGTAA
- a CDS encoding peptidylprolyl isomerase, protein MRRVFAILILILAVGLSGWAQTAPAAKPSAAAKPATPAASTKPIAVIDTTVGKMTCTLFPDKAPIGVANFIGLANGTKDWKNPVSGSTKHGVPLYDGTIFHRVIPDFMIQGGDPAGNGSGDPGYKFKNEVSDDLTFDQPGRLAYANAGPGTNGSQFFITEVATPHLNGGYTIFGQCDEATVTLVKQIARMASDPATNKPFRPVKINHISIVRGGAAKTGTTATKKPAAATPATTPKAPTSPN, encoded by the coding sequence ATGCGTAGGGTATTTGCGATCTTAATATTGATTTTGGCTGTGGGCTTGTCGGGATGGGCGCAAACTGCCCCTGCGGCTAAGCCGAGCGCCGCGGCGAAGCCAGCCACGCCGGCCGCTTCGACGAAGCCCATCGCCGTCATTGACACGACAGTTGGCAAGATGACGTGCACGCTGTTCCCTGACAAGGCGCCTATTGGCGTGGCGAACTTTATTGGCCTGGCCAATGGGACCAAGGATTGGAAGAATCCGGTCAGCGGATCGACTAAGCACGGCGTGCCGTTGTATGACGGGACAATTTTTCATCGTGTCATTCCCGACTTTATGATTCAGGGCGGAGATCCCGCGGGTAACGGCTCGGGCGATCCGGGATACAAGTTCAAGAACGAGGTGTCCGACGACTTGACGTTCGATCAGCCGGGGCGGCTGGCTTACGCCAACGCAGGGCCTGGCACGAATGGTTCGCAATTCTTTATCACCGAAGTGGCGACGCCTCATTTGAACGGAGGCTACACGATCTTCGGGCAGTGCGACGAGGCTACGGTGACGCTGGTGAAGCAGATCGCGCGCATGGCGTCCGATCCAGCGACCAACAAGCCGTTTCGTCCGGTGAAGATCAATCACATCAGTATTGTGCGCGGAGGGGCGGCGAAGACGGGAACGACAGCAACGAAGAAGCCGGCGGCGGCAACTCCGGCAACAACTCCAAAGGCTCCGACTTCACCGAACTAG
- a CDS encoding peptidylprolyl isomerase has product MTRQPGLYATFETSEGTIVCRLFEKDAPKTVANFVELAEGKREWKHPSTGKKSKDRLYDGTIFHRVIPDFMVQGGDPQGTGTGGPGYQFEDETKGSPHKFDKPGKLAMANAGPNTNGSQFFITTVPTTWLTGKHTIFGEVVEGQEVAEKITRVPQNRQNKPNKDVVLKRVTIETV; this is encoded by the coding sequence ATGACGCGACAACCCGGACTCTACGCTACATTTGAAACCAGTGAAGGAACCATCGTTTGCCGGCTGTTTGAAAAGGACGCGCCCAAGACGGTCGCTAATTTCGTCGAACTCGCCGAGGGCAAGCGGGAATGGAAGCATCCGTCGACGGGCAAGAAATCAAAAGACCGTCTGTACGACGGAACGATTTTTCATCGCGTGATCCCCGATTTCATGGTGCAAGGCGGCGATCCGCAGGGCACGGGGACGGGTGGTCCTGGCTATCAGTTCGAAGATGAGACCAAGGGCTCGCCGCATAAATTTGATAAGCCGGGCAAGCTGGCCATGGCGAACGCGGGGCCGAATACGAACGGCTCGCAGTTTTTCATCACTACGGTGCCGACTACGTGGCTGACAGGCAAACATACGATTTTCGGGGAAGTCGTCGAAGGACAGGAGGTCGCGGAAAAGATTACGCGCGTTCCGCAGAATCGCCAGAACAAACCGAACAAGGATGTGGTGCTGAAGAGGGTGACGATCGAGACGGTGTAA
- a CDS encoding polymer-forming cytoskeletal protein, translated as MSYSSLSRPLIACLVSWIVLAPAAWAQKDRDRTQVGHNITIGPNEQVSDATCFGCGVRVRGHVSSDVTTFGGSVVIEEGGQVDGDITTFGGGIRLGKDANVKGDVTVFGGRIQRDPEATIGGDVTNMGGPGWIALIVLAPFIFLGLVAALIVWVIRRLLRPSMPAAA; from the coding sequence ATGAGCTACTCTTCTCTTTCTCGCCCGCTCATCGCGTGCCTGGTCTCGTGGATTGTGTTGGCGCCGGCGGCTTGGGCTCAGAAAGATCGCGATCGGACCCAGGTCGGACACAACATCACGATCGGGCCCAACGAACAGGTCAGCGATGCGACTTGTTTTGGTTGCGGTGTTCGCGTCCGCGGGCACGTATCGAGCGATGTGACGACGTTCGGCGGCAGCGTCGTGATTGAGGAGGGTGGGCAGGTTGACGGCGACATCACGACGTTTGGCGGTGGCATTCGGCTGGGGAAAGACGCGAATGTCAAAGGCGACGTCACAGTATTCGGAGGGCGAATTCAACGAGATCCTGAAGCCACAATTGGCGGGGACGTCACCAACATGGGTGGGCCGGGTTGGATTGCATTGATCGTCCTGGCACCGTTCATTTTTTTGGGATTAGTCGCGGCGTTGATCGTATGGGTGATTCGCAGACTGTTGCGGCCGTCAATGCCGGCTGCGGCGTAG
- a CDS encoding NADP-dependent isocitrate dehydrogenase, producing the protein MSGTYNGVAAPADGKIIGYADGKYQVPDNPIIPFIEGDGTGRDIWKASLRVFNAAVEKAYRGKRRVAWYEVFAGEKAKAKFDTWLPDDTVSAVREFRVAIKGPLTTPVGGGIRSLNVALRQILDLYACIRPVKYYKGVPSPVKHPERMDVVIFRENTEDVYAGVEWEQGTADCARLIEFLNKDMLKGGKKQIRLDSGVGIKPISVTGTKRLVRMAIQHALESGRKSVTLVHKGNIQKFTEGAFRKWGYEVATEEFRDQVVTERESWIIDNKDKNPSLTVAQNADMIEPGMEFAPPEFRQAVEKEVKQVLDAIYSTHGNGAWKKKVMINDRIADSIFQQVVTRADEYSVLATPNLNGDYISDACAAQVGGLGIAPGANVGDGYAIFEATHGTAPKYADKDVINPGSVILSGVMMFRHLGWNEAADLIELSLERTIEQKVVTYDFERLMPGATKVKTSEFAGHIIENMGVGVLA; encoded by the coding sequence ATGTCTGGCACTTATAACGGCGTCGCCGCACCTGCCGACGGAAAAATAATTGGATATGCCGACGGGAAGTATCAGGTTCCCGACAATCCCATCATCCCTTTCATTGAAGGTGACGGCACCGGCCGCGACATCTGGAAGGCCTCGTTGCGAGTTTTCAACGCGGCGGTCGAGAAAGCCTACAGGGGCAAGCGCCGCGTGGCCTGGTATGAAGTCTTCGCCGGCGAAAAAGCCAAAGCCAAGTTCGATACCTGGCTGCCCGATGACACCGTCTCAGCCGTCCGCGAATTTCGAGTGGCAATCAAGGGCCCGCTGACCACGCCCGTCGGCGGCGGCATCCGCTCGCTCAACGTAGCGCTGCGCCAGATCCTCGATCTCTATGCCTGCATCCGTCCCGTGAAGTATTACAAGGGCGTGCCTTCGCCGGTGAAGCATCCCGAGCGCATGGACGTTGTGATCTTCCGCGAAAACACCGAAGACGTCTACGCCGGCGTCGAATGGGAGCAGGGAACTGCCGACTGCGCCCGCCTCATCGAGTTCCTCAACAAAGACATGCTGAAGGGCGGCAAAAAGCAAATTCGGCTCGACTCCGGCGTCGGTATCAAACCGATTTCTGTAACTGGAACCAAACGCCTGGTGCGCATGGCCATTCAGCACGCGCTTGAATCCGGCAGAAAAAGTGTGACGCTGGTGCACAAAGGCAACATTCAGAAATTCACCGAAGGCGCGTTCCGCAAGTGGGGATACGAAGTCGCCACCGAAGAATTCCGGGACCAGGTTGTCACCGAGCGCGAAAGCTGGATCATCGACAACAAAGATAAAAATCCCAGCCTGACCGTTGCGCAGAACGCCGATATGATCGAGCCCGGCATGGAGTTCGCGCCTCCGGAGTTTCGCCAGGCTGTCGAAAAAGAAGTCAAACAAGTGCTCGACGCGATTTACTCGACGCACGGCAACGGCGCGTGGAAGAAAAAAGTGATGATCAATGACCGCATCGCCGACTCGATCTTCCAGCAGGTCGTCACTCGCGCCGACGAATATTCGGTGCTGGCCACACCCAACCTCAACGGCGATTACATCTCTGACGCCTGCGCCGCACAAGTCGGCGGACTCGGCATCGCCCCCGGCGCGAACGTCGGCGATGGCTACGCGATCTTCGAAGCCACGCACGGCACCGCGCCCAAGTATGCCGACAAAGACGTCATCAATCCCGGCTCGGTGATCCTCTCCGGGGTCATGATGTTTCGTCACCTCGGCTGGAACGAAGCCGCCGACCTGATCGAGCTAAGCCTGGAGCGCACGATCGAACAAAAAGTAGTTACCTACGATTTCGAGCGCCTGATGCCCGGCGCCACCAAAGTCAAAACCAGCGAATTTGCCGGACATATCATCGAGAACATGGGCGTGGGCGTGCTGGCCTAG
- a CDS encoding type II toxin-antitoxin system VapC family toxin codes for MPRYMLDTDTCSYIMKRSSDAVLKRLQRVPVSDVCISVITKSELLFGVEVSPRRQQDEAALSAFLRYVEVLDFPDEASIHYAEIRANLQKLGRMIGANDLFIAAHARALGLTLVTNNTREFRRVCNLTLENWTIDE; via the coding sequence ATGCCGCGCTACATGCTGGACACGGACACGTGCTCCTACATCATGAAGCGCTCAAGCGATGCGGTGTTGAAACGATTGCAGCGAGTTCCCGTCAGCGACGTGTGCATTTCGGTAATCACAAAGTCAGAACTTCTATTCGGCGTGGAAGTGTCTCCGCGACGGCAGCAGGATGAGGCAGCCTTGAGCGCATTTCTCCGCTACGTCGAAGTTCTGGACTTTCCTGACGAGGCTTCGATTCACTACGCCGAGATTCGCGCGAATTTGCAAAAACTTGGCAGGATGATTGGCGCAAACGACTTGTTCATCGCCGCACATGCGCGCGCCCTCGGCTTGACCCTGGTGACGAATAATACGAGAGAGTTCCGCCGAGTTTGCAATCTGACGCTCGAAAACTGGACGATTGATGAGTGA
- the mdh gene encoding malate dehydrogenase, whose product MRKKVTIVGSGNVGATAAHWIASKELADVVLIDIVEGVPQGKGLDLLEAMPIEKRDSYVSGTNDYKETANSDIVVITAGIPRKPGMSRDDLLNTNYGIMKTVVGEVVKNSPNCILIIVSNPLDAMAQAAYKLSGFPRERVIGMAGVLDSARFRAFIADELKVSVENVTAFVLGGHGDTMVPLPRYSTVAGIPITELIEKTRLDALVQRTRDGGAEIVKHLKTGSAYYAPSAAATEMVEAILKDKKKILPCAAYLQGEYGINGLYVGVPVKLGAKGIEQIIEIKLTPEEKAGLDKSAAAVKELVGVIGV is encoded by the coding sequence ATGAGAAAGAAAGTCACCATCGTAGGTTCCGGCAACGTAGGCGCGACCGCCGCTCACTGGATCGCCTCCAAGGAGCTGGCCGACGTCGTCCTTATCGACATCGTCGAAGGCGTCCCGCAGGGCAAAGGCCTCGACCTGCTCGAAGCCATGCCCATCGAGAAGCGCGACTCCTACGTCAGCGGCACCAACGATTACAAAGAGACGGCGAACTCGGATATCGTCGTGATCACCGCCGGCATCCCGCGCAAGCCCGGCATGAGCCGCGACGACTTGCTCAACACGAATTACGGAATCATGAAGACTGTCGTCGGCGAGGTCGTAAAGAATTCGCCGAACTGCATCCTGATCATCGTTTCCAATCCTCTCGATGCCATGGCGCAGGCCGCTTACAAGCTGAGCGGATTCCCTCGCGAGCGCGTCATAGGGATGGCCGGCGTCCTCGACTCTGCCCGCTTCCGCGCCTTCATCGCAGACGAATTGAAAGTCAGCGTGGAGAATGTCACCGCCTTCGTCCTAGGAGGCCACGGCGACACCATGGTCCCGCTGCCGCGCTATTCCACGGTCGCTGGAATTCCGATCACCGAGTTGATCGAGAAGACGCGCCTCGACGCCCTCGTCCAACGCACCCGCGATGGCGGCGCCGAAATCGTGAAGCACCTCAAGACTGGCTCGGCGTATTACGCGCCCTCAGCGGCTGCAACGGAAATGGTGGAAGCGATCCTGAAAGACAAAAAGAAAATCCTCCCCTGCGCTGCCTATCTGCAAGGCGAATACGGCATTAACGGCCTCTACGTTGGTGTTCCAGTAAAGCTGGGCGCGAAAGGAATCGAGCAGATCATCGAAATCAAGCTGACCCCTGAAGAGAAGGCTGGGCTGGATAAGAGCGCGGCAGCGGTGAAAGAATTGGTTGGAGTGATCGGAGTTTAG
- a CDS encoding class I SAM-dependent methyltransferase produces MRDLHLLAGRGPYKGITEFVNRRIFNELGFGSEDRFVDIGCGHGLLLQLAIESGIKTAIGLNATEEEVRPLLALGLDVRVGRTDLIPLPDCSASVVVCNSVLLLVPEDKMAKSLREIARVCEPGARVWLGEIPRIPEITSVPRHESIPEMLWWILRKRGIRSFVGMCRRLLTGDQRGPVLVNDWAAIFFAAPETFIKMAEQAGLRVERHFPHQSLDQGGRQYSSATRHDYLFRRE; encoded by the coding sequence ATGCGCGACCTTCATCTTCTTGCTGGGCGGGGTCCCTATAAAGGAATTACCGAGTTCGTGAATCGCCGAATCTTCAACGAGCTCGGATTTGGTTCAGAAGACCGTTTTGTAGACATAGGATGCGGACACGGGCTGCTGTTGCAGTTAGCTATCGAAAGCGGGATTAAAACCGCCATCGGTCTGAACGCCACCGAAGAGGAAGTTCGCCCGTTACTCGCCCTGGGCCTTGATGTAAGGGTGGGTCGTACCGATTTGATTCCCTTGCCGGATTGCTCTGCGTCGGTTGTAGTTTGCAATTCCGTACTGCTGCTCGTTCCAGAAGATAAGATGGCGAAAAGTTTGCGCGAAATAGCAAGAGTTTGTGAGCCGGGCGCACGCGTATGGCTTGGCGAGATACCTCGGATTCCGGAGATTACGAGCGTTCCCAGGCATGAGAGCATCCCGGAGATGCTCTGGTGGATACTCCGTAAGCGGGGCATTCGAAGCTTCGTTGGTATGTGCCGCCGCCTTCTGACCGGCGATCAGCGAGGTCCAGTTCTGGTGAATGACTGGGCGGCAATATTCTTCGCGGCGCCGGAAACCTTTATCAAGATGGCTGAACAAGCCGGTCTTCGGGTAGAGCGCCACTTTCCACATCAATCATTGGACCAGGGCGGGCGCCAATATTCCTCGGCAACCCGGCACGATTATCTTTTTCGTAGGGAATAA
- a CDS encoding POTRA domain-containing protein, protein MTKWMIKASPRLLLIVLSLLSGFCRDGTGQSAQKPLSQMPASARQLIAIKVTGSKRFPEEAIAAATGLQMGAPVNDDDFKKASRRLGDMGVFTEIAYTFSYSSAGTKVDFHVTDVDKFVPAHFEDFVWFSDAELLKRIKEHAPLFDGSLPLSGRLADEVSDVLQAMLVENSIPGHVEYQRAGKPDGPVESINYRVTDVLIRVRKIEFMGAAEAEVPALEAAAENLPDHEYSRTRLNLLVQRQLLPVYYARGYLKAQFGEPEPKVIKQPAAETEDGPRNLTVVDVAFAVTPGQQYKVKSVMWSGNREFPTETLQKMVRLEPGQPANTTRLADNLKDVQKLYGSRGYVTAALKSDADFDDSAATVVIRIDVNEGYVYHMGDLEYRGLDNSLTAKLRNAWKIRPGDVYDSTYLSEYLPAAQKLLPPALDWEVSPHVTANVRDKTVDVDLIYSVRAPK, encoded by the coding sequence ATGACCAAGTGGATGATCAAGGCAAGCCCCAGACTTCTGTTGATAGTTCTCTCGCTGCTTTCCGGCTTCTGCCGGGACGGCACGGGGCAAAGCGCACAGAAGCCGCTTTCGCAGATGCCGGCCTCGGCGCGGCAGTTGATCGCCATCAAGGTCACGGGAAGCAAACGCTTTCCGGAGGAGGCGATCGCGGCGGCGACCGGCTTGCAGATGGGCGCTCCGGTCAATGATGACGATTTCAAGAAGGCTTCGCGGCGCCTGGGCGACATGGGAGTCTTCACCGAGATTGCTTACACCTTCTCGTATTCCTCCGCGGGAACCAAAGTCGACTTTCATGTCACCGATGTCGATAAGTTTGTTCCGGCCCACTTTGAGGATTTCGTGTGGTTCTCCGACGCCGAGCTTTTGAAACGTATCAAAGAGCATGCGCCGCTTTTCGACGGATCGCTGCCGCTATCGGGACGACTGGCCGACGAGGTTTCCGACGTTCTGCAGGCGATGCTGGTCGAGAATTCGATCCCTGGGCACGTTGAATATCAGCGCGCCGGTAAGCCGGACGGCCCCGTCGAGTCGATCAACTACCGCGTAACAGACGTTTTGATTCGAGTTCGAAAGATCGAATTTATGGGCGCGGCGGAGGCTGAAGTGCCCGCACTCGAGGCGGCGGCAGAGAATCTACCTGACCACGAGTACTCGCGCACACGCCTGAATCTGCTGGTGCAGCGCCAACTACTGCCCGTCTACTACGCGCGAGGATATTTGAAGGCGCAATTCGGTGAGCCTGAACCCAAAGTCATAAAGCAGCCTGCTGCCGAAACCGAAGACGGCCCGCGCAACCTGACGGTCGTCGATGTCGCTTTCGCGGTTACGCCCGGCCAGCAGTACAAAGTGAAAAGCGTAATGTGGTCGGGCAATCGCGAGTTCCCTACCGAAACATTGCAGAAAATGGTTCGCCTCGAGCCCGGGCAACCGGCCAATACGACCCGGCTGGCCGACAATTTGAAGGACGTCCAGAAGCTCTATGGATCGCGCGGGTACGTGACCGCCGCATTGAAGTCGGACGCGGACTTTGACGACTCTGCCGCAACCGTTGTGATTCGTATCGACGTGAACGAAGGCTACGTTTACCACATGGGCGACCTCGAATACCGGGGCCTCGATAACAGTCTGACCGCAAAGCTCCGCAATGCCTGGAAGATCCGTCCCGGGGATGTGTACGACTCGACCTACCTCAGCGAGTATCTGCCCGCGGCTCAGAAACTCCTGCCTCCGGCTTTGGACTGGGAAGTCTCGCCGCACGTGACTGCGAACGTCCGTGACAAGACGGTCGATGTGGATCTTATCTACTCAGTAAGGGCGCCGAAATAG
- a CDS encoding addiction module protein codes for MTREVSELLEKALALPPEARAALAGSLLESLDETVDASAEEEWGREIAKRIEELDSGKVKPIPWAEVRRQVSAILNGTKGLSS; via the coding sequence ATGACACGCGAAGTTTCAGAACTGCTCGAAAAGGCTCTCGCACTTCCGCCCGAAGCGCGTGCCGCTCTTGCAGGCTCGCTTTTGGAAAGCCTCGACGAGACCGTTGACGCATCCGCTGAAGAGGAATGGGGCCGCGAAATCGCCAAGCGCATCGAGGAATTAGACTCGGGCAAAGTGAAGCCGATCCCGTGGGCAGAAGTGCGCCGCCAAGTTTCAGCCATCCTCAATGGCACCAAAGGCTTGTCATCCTGA